In the genome of Flavobacterium panacagri, one region contains:
- a CDS encoding CaiB/BaiF CoA transferase family protein — translation MKPLEDYLIIDFSQFLSGPSASLRLADLGARVIKIEKPGTGDICRTLYTSDLIMNGESSVFHTINRNKESFAIDFKQPEELQKLKKLLAKADVVMHNFRPGVMERIGLSYEDVKSINPNVIYGAISGFGEHPDLKDLPGQDLLLQSLTALTWLSGNQEDGPVPMGLSIVDMLAGAHLAQGILAALYRKATHNIGAQIQVSMLESAFDFQFETITTYFNDGGELPVRTKTNNAHAYLGAPYGIYKTQNGYLALAMGSIPVLASLLKCDALLAFPENKFTLRDEIKNILADHLQTQETQFWLDILEPADIWCAGVLNYQQLFAEDGFKVLDFTQQVEMLDGYTYKTTRCPIKIDGEYLTSGKGSPKLGQDNEKIIKEFIDC, via the coding sequence ATGAAACCATTAGAAGATTATTTAATTATAGATTTCAGTCAGTTTCTTTCGGGGCCGTCAGCGAGTTTGCGTTTGGCAGATTTGGGAGCGCGCGTAATAAAAATTGAAAAACCGGGAACGGGAGATATCTGCCGTACTTTATATACTTCTGATTTGATTATGAACGGCGAATCGTCTGTTTTTCATACCATCAACAGAAACAAAGAATCTTTTGCGATTGATTTTAAACAGCCAGAGGAACTTCAAAAACTAAAAAAATTATTAGCCAAAGCAGATGTTGTCATGCATAATTTCAGACCTGGAGTAATGGAACGCATTGGTTTAAGTTATGAAGACGTAAAAAGCATTAATCCAAATGTAATTTATGGGGCAATTTCAGGTTTTGGAGAACATCCAGATTTAAAGGATTTACCGGGTCAGGATTTGCTTTTACAATCTTTAACCGCTTTAACTTGGCTGAGCGGTAATCAAGAAGATGGACCAGTTCCAATGGGATTGTCGATTGTAGATATGCTTGCCGGAGCTCATTTAGCGCAAGGAATTTTAGCTGCTTTATACCGAAAAGCAACTCATAACATTGGCGCACAAATTCAAGTGAGTATGCTGGAATCTGCTTTTGATTTTCAGTTTGAAACGATTACGACTTATTTTAATGATGGAGGCGAATTGCCTGTTCGAACTAAAACCAATAACGCACACGCTTATTTGGGCGCGCCATATGGAATTTACAAAACCCAAAACGGTTATTTAGCCTTAGCAATGGGTTCCATTCCTGTTTTGGCTTCTTTGCTAAAATGTGATGCTTTATTGGCTTTCCCGGAAAATAAATTTACGCTTAGAGACGAAATCAAAAATATTCTTGCCGATCATCTGCAAACACAGGAAACACAGTTTTGGTTAGATATTTTAGAACCAGCCGACATCTGGTGCGCAGGAGTTTTAAACTATCAGCAGTTATTTGCAGAAGATGGATTTAAGGTTTTGGATTTTACACAGCAAGTCGAAATGTTGGATGGCTATACTTATAAAACAACACGCTGTCCGATAAAAATTGACGGCGAATATCTGACTTCTGGAAAAGGTTCTCCAAAACTGGGTCAGGACAACGAGAAAATTATTAAAGAATTTATTGACTGTTAA
- a CDS encoding Gfo/Idh/MocA family protein codes for MNIPYKPLLPQTEQPIVIIGASGIVKDAHLPAYEMAGFKVFGITNRTISKAYDLQKQFKIDHVFESVADAVKNAPSNAVYDITVLPDQYIEILEQLPDGATVLIQKPMGNDLAQAREIVEVCERKNLVAAINFQLRFASFVSAARYLIDQGIIGELYDLEFKVTVNTPWELFPLIKEHPRLEILFHSVHYIDCIRSFLGNPKSVLAKTAKHPLKKLSSSRSTIILDYGEDKHVVINTNHDHHFGPKHEESYIKWEGTKGAVKAKMGLLMNYPDGLPDVFEYALPKKDNENEYEWTEVKLEGSWFPEAFIGAMSNLMRYKEGSDSILSASVQDVLGTMKVVEACYASSKNGGISFDEV; via the coding sequence ATGAATATTCCCTATAAACCTTTACTTCCCCAAACAGAACAGCCCATTGTAATTATTGGAGCGAGCGGTATTGTAAAAGATGCGCATCTTCCTGCTTACGAAATGGCTGGTTTTAAAGTTTTTGGTATTACCAACAGAACGATTTCGAAAGCATACGATTTACAGAAACAATTCAAAATCGATCATGTTTTTGAAAGTGTTGCTGATGCGGTTAAAAATGCGCCTTCAAACGCTGTTTATGATATTACCGTTTTACCTGATCAATACATCGAAATTTTAGAACAATTGCCAGACGGAGCTACAGTTTTGATTCAGAAACCAATGGGAAATGATTTGGCTCAGGCTCGTGAAATTGTAGAAGTCTGCGAAAGAAAAAATTTGGTTGCTGCAATCAACTTTCAATTGCGTTTTGCTTCTTTTGTAAGTGCAGCCAGATATTTAATCGATCAGGGCATTATCGGCGAATTATACGATTTAGAATTTAAAGTTACCGTAAATACGCCTTGGGAATTATTTCCTTTAATTAAAGAACATCCGAGATTGGAGATTCTTTTTCACAGTGTGCATTACATTGACTGCATTAGATCTTTTCTGGGAAATCCGAAAAGTGTATTGGCAAAAACGGCTAAACATCCGCTTAAGAAACTATCTTCAAGCCGATCTACAATTATTCTTGATTATGGCGAAGATAAACATGTTGTGATCAATACGAATCATGATCATCATTTTGGTCCAAAGCATGAAGAAAGCTACATCAAATGGGAAGGAACAAAAGGCGCTGTTAAAGCAAAAATGGGTCTGTTAATGAATTATCCTGACGGTCTTCCTGACGTTTTTGAGTACGCGCTGCCAAAAAAAGATAATGAAAATGAATACGAATGGACAGAAGTAAAATTAGAAGGTTCTTGGTTTCCAGAAGCTTTTATTGGTGCAATGTCTAATCTGATGCGTTACAAAGAGGGTTCTGATTCAATATTATCTGCCAGCGTTCAAGATGTTTTAGGAACAATGAAAGTTGTGGAGGCTTGTTACGCCAGCAGTAAAAACGGTGGGATTTCTTTTGATGAAGTGTAA
- a CDS encoding ABC transporter substrate-binding protein, with the protein MIKLKGITWNHTRGLLPMVATSQRFTELHPDVEISWEKRSLQEFADASIEDLAKRFDLLVIDHPWTGFGAQTKAILPLSDYLSNEYIKDQENNTVGKSYESYVFHDKLWALPIDAATPVASARLDLLEKNNLEVPKTYDDLLALAKKGLVAFAGIPVDVLMSFYMFCCSLGEAPFLSEEKVISETTGIKALQMFRELAQLIDPANFNRNPIQVYEAMVNSDEIAYCPFAYGYSNYSRIGYSRKLLHFYDLVSLNDNPMISSLGGTGLAVSSFSQHIETAIKYAEFTCSSQVQQNIYTDNGGQPGHLQAWKNERINGVTHDYFKNTLPALERAFLRPRYYGHMYFQDHAGDVVRNYLMNGGDELKVLEEMNSLYAESLKIQTI; encoded by the coding sequence ATGATAAAATTAAAAGGCATAACTTGGAACCATACAAGAGGTTTGCTTCCAATGGTTGCTACATCGCAGCGTTTTACAGAATTACATCCTGATGTTGAAATTTCTTGGGAGAAAAGAAGTTTACAAGAATTTGCAGATGCTTCTATCGAAGACTTAGCCAAAAGATTCGATTTATTGGTAATCGATCATCCTTGGACAGGTTTTGGAGCGCAGACCAAAGCGATTCTTCCGTTATCTGATTATTTATCAAACGAATATATTAAAGATCAAGAAAATAATACTGTTGGAAAATCGTACGAAAGTTATGTTTTTCATGATAAATTATGGGCGCTTCCAATCGACGCTGCAACTCCGGTTGCCTCTGCCCGCTTGGATCTTTTAGAAAAAAATAATTTAGAAGTTCCAAAAACTTATGACGATTTATTGGCTTTAGCGAAAAAAGGCTTAGTCGCTTTCGCTGGAATTCCGGTAGATGTTTTAATGAGTTTTTATATGTTTTGCTGTAGTTTGGGCGAAGCTCCTTTTCTTTCAGAAGAAAAAGTGATTTCTGAAACTACAGGAATCAAAGCACTTCAAATGTTTAGAGAACTGGCTCAGTTAATTGATCCAGCTAACTTTAATAGAAATCCTATACAAGTTTACGAAGCAATGGTTAATTCAGACGAAATTGCCTATTGCCCATTTGCTTACGGTTATTCTAATTATTCTCGTATTGGCTACAGCCGTAAACTTTTACATTTTTACGATTTAGTAAGTTTGAATGACAATCCAATGATTTCTTCTTTGGGCGGCACTGGATTAGCGGTTTCTTCATTCAGCCAACATATTGAAACTGCCATAAAATATGCTGAATTTACGTGTTCATCACAAGTGCAGCAAAATATTTATACCGATAATGGCGGTCAGCCAGGTCATTTGCAAGCTTGGAAAAACGAGCGAATTAATGGTGTAACGCACGATTATTTCAAAAATACACTTCCTGCATTAGAGCGCGCTTTCCTTCGTCCGAGATATTATGGACATATGTATTTCCAAGATCATGCTGGAGATGTGGTTCGTAATTATTTAATGAATGGCGGAGATGAATTAAAAGTATTGGAAGAAATGAATTCGCTTTACGCGGAATCTCTAAAAATCCAGACCATATGA
- a CDS encoding extracellular solute-binding protein — MEKIRIAVRKFDPFESTIQKLWDAFCLQNNIKMEAEMVALELHDLYETTISEKGLKEGKWDIAHINTDWIFDAANENAVLNLFSLIGENPPENYPFGWHKSLLHLQKLSNGIFGLPFHDGPECLIYRKDLFENETEKENFKKQFGYELATPKTWQEFAEIGTFFNRPEQNLYGAVFANYPDGHNMVFDFCLQLWTRGGSLLNKKNQIDIHNEAAIKALDFYRKMVNDKNAVHPKSREFGSVEAGLAFAEGQAAMAINWFGFASMAEVIEESKVKGKIDITSLPSDPGHKTASLNVYWLYTIGSGSKHKKLAYDFLRFATTPESDKLLTTEGGIGCRKSTWKDAEINTLIPFYHKLEMLHENALTLPQTPIWPKVAELIDGTVLKAIETDIPSAILLEETQKKIRELSQGTTLHSSVKN, encoded by the coding sequence ATGGAAAAAATTAGAATCGCTGTTCGTAAATTCGATCCTTTCGAAAGTACAATTCAAAAATTGTGGGATGCTTTCTGTCTTCAAAACAACATAAAAATGGAAGCAGAAATGGTTGCCTTAGAACTTCATGATTTATATGAAACTACAATTTCAGAAAAAGGTCTAAAAGAAGGAAAATGGGATATTGCTCATATCAATACCGATTGGATTTTTGATGCTGCAAACGAAAATGCGGTTCTAAATTTGTTTTCCTTAATTGGAGAAAATCCACCTGAAAATTATCCTTTTGGATGGCATAAATCGCTTTTACATTTACAAAAGCTGAGTAACGGTATTTTTGGACTTCCGTTTCACGACGGGCCTGAATGTCTGATTTACCGAAAAGATTTGTTCGAAAACGAAACAGAGAAAGAGAATTTTAAAAAGCAGTTTGGTTATGAACTTGCTACACCAAAAACATGGCAGGAATTCGCAGAAATAGGCACATTTTTTAATCGTCCCGAACAAAATTTATACGGTGCTGTTTTTGCCAATTATCCAGACGGACACAACATGGTTTTTGACTTTTGTCTGCAATTATGGACACGCGGCGGTTCTTTATTAAACAAAAAAAATCAGATTGACATTCATAATGAAGCAGCGATAAAAGCATTGGATTTTTATCGAAAAATGGTCAATGACAAAAATGCGGTTCATCCAAAATCGAGAGAATTTGGTTCGGTTGAAGCAGGTTTGGCTTTCGCCGAAGGACAAGCTGCAATGGCAATCAACTGGTTCGGATTTGCTTCTATGGCAGAAGTAATTGAAGAATCGAAAGTGAAGGGAAAAATCGACATCACTTCTCTCCCATCCGATCCTGGTCATAAAACGGCTTCTTTAAATGTTTATTGGCTGTATACCATAGGCTCTGGAAGCAAACACAAAAAACTGGCTTACGATTTTTTACGTTTTGCCACAACGCCAGAAAGCGACAAATTATTGACCACAGAAGGCGGCATCGGATGCAGAAAATCAACTTGGAAAGATGCAGAAATCAATACTTTGATTCCGTTTTATCATAAACTGGAAATGCTTCATGAAAATGCATTAACACTGCCTCAAACACCAATCTGGCCAAAAGTAGCCGAACTGATTGACGGCACTGTTTTAAAAGCCATTGAAACGGATATTCCATCAGCAATACTTTTAGAAGAAACTCAGAAAAAAATTAGAGAATTAAGTCAAGGAACAACATTACACAGCTCTGTCAAAAATTAA
- a CDS encoding fumarylacetoacetate hydrolase family protein, which yields MKLIRFGEIGKEKPGVLIGEKRYDVSSIVTDFNESFFEENGLEKLQKALESNPTLSEVDASIRLGSPVARPSKIICIGLNYIDHCKETNAPIPTEPIIFFKSTTSLCGPDDDLIIPKNSEKTDWEVELAFIVGKKASYVEEAEALDYVAGYALLNDYSERAFQLERGGQWAKGKGSDTFAPLGPFLATKDEVADVDNLKMWLTVNGKKYQDSNTLNLVFKIPYLVHYLSQFMTLLPGDIISTGTPPGVGLGIKPDPIYIKAGDVVELGIEGLGTSKQKAVAYQK from the coding sequence ATGAAATTAATACGTTTTGGAGAAATCGGAAAAGAGAAACCAGGAGTTTTGATTGGAGAAAAGAGATATGATGTTTCTTCGATTGTAACCGATTTTAACGAAAGTTTCTTTGAAGAAAACGGATTAGAAAAATTACAAAAAGCATTAGAAAGCAATCCAACTTTATCAGAAGTAGATGCTTCAATACGTTTAGGTTCGCCAGTGGCAAGACCTTCAAAAATTATCTGTATTGGATTGAATTATATTGATCACTGTAAAGAAACAAATGCTCCGATTCCGACAGAACCAATTATTTTCTTCAAATCAACAACTTCTTTGTGCGGTCCAGACGATGATTTGATTATTCCAAAAAATAGTGAAAAAACAGACTGGGAAGTAGAATTGGCTTTTATCGTGGGCAAAAAAGCAAGTTATGTTGAAGAAGCAGAAGCTTTAGATTATGTTGCGGGTTACGCTTTATTGAATGATTATAGCGAAAGAGCTTTTCAATTAGAGCGTGGAGGACAATGGGCAAAAGGAAAAGGGAGTGACACTTTTGCGCCTCTTGGACCATTTTTGGCTACAAAAGATGAAGTCGCAGATGTGGACAATTTAAAGATGTGGCTGACGGTAAACGGTAAAAAATACCAAGATAGTAATACACTAAATCTAGTTTTCAAGATTCCTTATTTGGTACATTATTTAAGTCAGTTTATGACTTTGCTTCCGGGTGATATTATCAGTACAGGAACGCCTCCGGGAGTTGGTTTAGGAATTAAACCAGATCCGATTTATATTAAAGCTGGCGATGTTGTTGAATTAGGAATTGAAGGTTTAGGAACAAGTAAACAAAAGGCTGTAGCATATCAAAAATAA
- a CDS encoding CaiB/BaiF CoA transferase family protein, which translates to MRPLEGLIVLEFCQFLAGPSAGLKLADLGARVIKIERPVKGEACRQLSIKDLFVDDSSLLFHTINRNKESFAADLKNPDDLVLIKKLIQKADIMTHNFRPGVMEKIGLDFENALAINPQIIYGTITGYGNEGPWAKKPGQDLLLQSLSGLSWLSGRKSQGPVPFGLAVADLMCGNHFVQGILAALLKRAKTKKGVLVEVSLLESILDVQFEAITSFLNDGGQLPERGDIKGSAHAFLSAPYGVYQTQDGYLSLAMGDLLFIGKTLGLDLNAFADKHLWFEKRDEIRTILSERIQTQTSDYWIEILQKEGIWCGKVFNYEELDNQPFVTELHLKQTVKNTEGETLVTTRSPIQLDGEILLSEKAAPKVGQDNLVIHKEFIQQ; encoded by the coding sequence ATGAGACCTTTAGAAGGATTAATTGTTCTGGAATTCTGTCAGTTTTTAGCAGGACCCTCGGCTGGATTAAAACTGGCTGATTTGGGTGCACGCGTCATCAAAATCGAGCGTCCTGTAAAAGGTGAAGCCTGCAGACAATTGAGCATAAAAGATTTATTTGTAGACGACAGCAGTTTACTATTTCATACGATTAACAGAAATAAAGAATCTTTTGCAGCCGATTTGAAAAATCCAGACGATTTGGTTTTGATTAAAAAACTAATCCAAAAGGCTGATATTATGACGCATAATTTTAGACCCGGAGTAATGGAAAAAATCGGTTTAGATTTTGAAAATGCTTTGGCTATTAATCCACAGATTATTTACGGAACCATTACAGGTTATGGAAATGAAGGTCCGTGGGCAAAAAAACCGGGACAAGATTTATTGTTACAATCGCTTTCCGGATTAAGCTGGTTAAGCGGACGCAAAAGTCAAGGCCCAGTTCCGTTTGGTTTGGCTGTAGCCGATTTAATGTGCGGGAATCATTTTGTACAGGGAATTTTAGCCGCACTTCTAAAAAGAGCTAAAACCAAAAAAGGAGTTTTGGTAGAAGTTAGTCTGCTGGAATCTATTTTGGATGTGCAATTTGAAGCGATTACTTCTTTCCTAAATGATGGCGGTCAATTGCCTGAACGTGGTGATATTAAAGGAAGTGCACATGCTTTTTTAAGTGCGCCTTACGGAGTTTATCAAACACAAGACGGTTATTTATCTCTAGCAATGGGCGATTTACTTTTTATTGGAAAAACATTAGGTTTAGATTTAAATGCCTTTGCAGATAAACATCTTTGGTTTGAAAAAAGAGATGAGATCAGAACGATTTTGAGCGAAAGAATTCAAACCCAAACTTCTGATTATTGGATTGAAATCTTGCAGAAAGAAGGTATTTGGTGCGGAAAAGTTTTCAATTACGAAGAACTGGACAATCAGCCTTTTGTAACTGAATTACACCTAAAACAAACCGTAAAAAATACCGAAGGCGAAACTTTGGTAACCACCAGAAGTCCGATTCAGTTAGACGGTGAAATTTTATTAAGCGAAAAAGCCGCTCCAAAAGTAGGACAAGATAATTTAGTAATACATAAAGAGTTTATTCAACAATAA